A window of the Lactuca sativa cultivar Salinas chromosome 5, Lsat_Salinas_v11, whole genome shotgun sequence genome harbors these coding sequences:
- the LOC128134259 gene encoding uncharacterized protein LOC128134259, whose amino-acid sequence MDLFHEPEKAAHSEATVADNKIDHLKKIVEDAAKRMGAEEPVQKEPPQSGTSVEGENLSSSNEQHSHIQGENPIFDAPKNPSAPESPVATESPSATESPVAPEGPYAPESPVTTESLDQPESPIEERFLGSSSIEEENFDMLYDDDIQSELEEMGAADYNAAKLDSLVEKLVNSFTSELQSFDSLRQSLDDDNKTFQARVEERLTMLQEDLASENSVMDALAQKTTALKFKSLQLFQSEKEVASLRSERAVISTCVSDVHAALSNIIEAHDPILNYYVRLGELWLEKEMVAEDEKLDHTDNKS is encoded by the exons ATGGATCTATTTcatgaacctgagaaagcagcTCACTCTGAAGCCACGGTAGCAGACAACAAGATTGATCACCTTAAGAAGatcgtcgaagatgcagccaaacgaaTGGGAGCGGAAGAACCAGTTCAAAAAGAACCTCCCCAGAGCGGTACttcggtcgagggggagaatctatcCTCTTCAAATGAGCAGCACTCACAtattcagggggagaatccaattttTGACGCACCCAAAAACCCctctgcacccgaaagtcctgttgcAACCGAAAGCCCCTCTGCAACCGAAAGTCCTGTTGCACCCGAAGGCCCCTATGCACCTGAAAGTCCAGTAACAACCGAAAGTTTGGATCAACCCGAAAGCCCTATTGAAGAAAGATTTCTTGGCTCATCATCTATCGAGGAGGAGAATTTCGATATGCTCTATGACGATGAcattcaatcagagttggaagaaatg GGAGCCGCTGATTACAATGCAGCGAAGCTTGACTCTCTTGTCGAGAAGCTGGTTAATTCTTTCACATCCGAATTGCAATCCTTTGACAGTCTTCGTCAGTCTCTCGACGATGACAATAAAACCTTCCAGGCGAGAGTTGAGGAGCGCTTGACCATGCTGCAAGAAGATCTCGCTTCAGAAAACTCTgtgatggatgctcttgctcAAAAAACCACTGCTCTAAAGttcaagagtcttcaactcttCCAATCAGAAAAGGAGGTTGCGTCTCTCCGATCTGAGCGAGCGGTCATTTctacgtgtgtttcggatgtccacgccgccctcTCCAACATTATTGAAGCGCATGATCCCATTCTAAACTATTATGTGAGGC TGGGTGAACTTTGGCTCGAGAAGGAAATGGTAGCAGAGGACGAAAAGCTAGATCACACGGATAACAAGTCGTGA